The sequence TGCCCTCCTCGAGGCAGCGCACGGTTTCATTGATCATGGGGATCATGGTGCGGGCGATGATCTCTTCGGCCTCGAATGCCTTGGTGTCGCCATAGGCCTCCTTGAGGGCGGCAATGGTGAATTCGTCCACGCTCTTCTTCGGCTTGCCCTTGCGGTCAGGGGCGTACTGATAGAAGCCCTTGCCGTTCTTCTGACCGAAGCGCTCCGCCTCGAACATGATGTCTACGGCGTCACGGAAGGTCTTACTCATGCGGGTGGGGAACCCTTCGGCCATCACGGCCACCGCATGGTGGGCGGTATCGATACCGACCACGTCCAGCAGGTAGGCGGGACCCATGGGCCAGCCAAACTGCTTGCTCATCACCTTGTCCACCTGCTGGAAGTCGGCGCCGTCGCGCAGCAGCAGGTTGAAGCCAAAGAAGTAGGGGAACAGCACCCGGTTAACGAAGAATCCGGGGCAGTCGTTGACGACGATGGGGGTCTTGCCCATCTTGGCGGCGTAGGCCACCACGGTAGACACCGTCTCTTCACTGCTGTGCTCGCCACGGATGATCTCCACCAGGGGCATGCGATGCACCGGGTTGAAGAAGTGCATGCCGCAGAAGTTCTCAGGGCGCTTCAGGTTTTTGGCCAGGGCATTGATGGAGATGGTGGAGGTGTTGGAGGTCAGCACCGCATCATCACGCAGAATCTCCTCCGCTTCCGCCAGCACGATTCCCTTCACCTTGGGGTTCTCTACCACGGCTTCCACCACCACATCGGCGTGCTTGATGGAGGAGTAGTCCAGGCTGGGGACGATGTTATTGAGGACACCGGCCATCTGGGCGGGCTTCATGCGGCCACGCTCCACCTGTTTGGCCAGCAGCTTGGAGGCTTCGTTGAGACCCAGTTCCAGGGCGGGCTGGGCAATGTCTTTCATTACCGCAGGTACGCCTTTGCGGGCAGACTGGTAGGCGATGCCACCACCCATGATGCCGGCTCCCAGTACGGCGGCACTGTTGACCGGACGCGCCTGCTTGCCCGCCTTCTTGGCCTTGCCCTTCACATACTGGTCGTTGAGGAAGATGCCCACCAGGGCTTGAGCGACGTCGCTCTTGGCCAGCTTGATGAAGGCGGCCGCTTCCCCCTGAAGGGCTTCGTCACGGCCACAGCCGGCCACCTGCTCGAGCAGTTTGACGGCGGCGTGGGGGGCAGGGTAGTGAGGTCCGGCCTTCATGGCCACCATCCCTTTGGCGGTGGTGAAGGACATGGCGGCTTCAATCTTGGACAGGTTCAGCGGCGACTGTTTGCGCTGGCGGCGTGCCTGCCAGTCGATGCTGCCTTCGATGGACTGCTGCACCATCTTAACGGCGGATTCCATCAGCTTCTCGGGCGCGGTCACCGCGTCCAGCACACCCACCTTCAGGGCGGCATCGGCACGGTTTTCCTGACCTGTGGTGATCCACTCCATGGCGTTGTCGGCACCGATAATGCGGGGAAGACGGACGGTGCCGCCAAATCCGGGGATGATCCCCAGCTTGGTTTCCGGCAGGCCGATGCGGGCAGTGACGTCGCCCACTCGCAGGTCACAGGCCAGAATCGCTTCACAACCGCCACCCAGGGCGAAGCCGCGGATCGCCGCCACTGTGGGTACGGGAAGGTCTTCCAGCTTGTTGAAGATGGCGTTGGCTTCTACCAACCAGTTGCCGAGAACCTCTTCCGGCTCGGCGAACAGGCCGAGGAATTCGGTGATGTCGGCGCCAACGATAAAGACATCCTTGCCGCTGCTGACCACCAGCCCCTTCAGGCCAGATGCCTGCTGCAGTGCGGTGAGGGCCTGATCGAAATCGTTCAGTGTGGTTCGGTCGAACTTGTTCACTGAACCCTCAGCGTCAAAACAGAGGTTGGCGATACCGGGCTCCAGCCAGCTGACCTTAATGGTGCTGCTTTGATAAATCATGCTTGGTTTCCTTTTTACCGCGGGGGGTCACGTCCGAATTGGTGACCGATTACTCAAAGTGTGTCCTGCGTCACAGTAAATTGCAACACCTATTTAAAACACCTGTTTGATATTCGTCGTCGCTCAGTTCCTGAGCTGCCTTGGGGACTGTGTTACACTGCCGCCACAGATCACTATCACGACAACAGAGAGAGTCATGGACCGTTTCGCCCCCCTCTATCAGGAGCACCTGGCCACCCTGACCCAACGCACCGAAACCCTGCTGGAGCGGGAAGGGTTGCAGGGGCTGGTGATTCACGCCGGTGTACCCCAGAGAATCTTCCTGGATGACATGGATTACCCCTTCAAGGCCAACCCCCATTTCAAACACTGGGTGCCGGTAACCGACAATCCTCACTGTGTGTTGCTGATCCGTCCCGTTGAAAAGCCGACTCTGTTGTTCTATCGCCCGGTGGATTTCTGGCACAAGGTGCCGCCGCTGCCACAGGGCTTCTGGACCGATGCGGTCGAGATCAAGGTGATTGAGAAACCGGAACAGGCGAGAGCCCTGTTGCCCGATGATCTGTCCGCCTATGCCTTTATCGGTGAGCCAACAGAACTGGCCGCTCAGTGGGGCCTGGACAGGGTGAACCCTCAACCGGTGATGGACTATCTGCATTATCACCGTGCCTACAAGACCGACTATGAACTGGCCTGTCTGCGCGTCGCCAGTGAGATTGCCGTCTGTGGCCATGAGGCGGCACGCGATGCCTTCTTCGGCCAGAAGAGTGAGTTCGACATCCAATTGGCCTACCTGAGTGCCACCGCCCAGGGAGAAAACGAGGTGCCCTACGGCAACATCGTGGCCCTCAATGAGAACAGCGCCATCCTGCACTACACCGCCCTGGAGCGGGTGGCGCCGAAACAGCTGCGCAGTTTCCTGCTGGATGCCGGAGCCAGCTTCCATGGCTATGCCTCCGACATTACCCGGACCTATGCCTTCGACCCGGCCAGCCGTTTTGCGGAGCTGGTGGCGGCGATGAATGAGCAGCAACTGGCGATCATCGACACCATCAAGCCGGGCATGGCCTACACCGAGCTGCACCTGGATATGCACCAGCGGGTGGCTCAGTTGCTGAGTCGCTTCGAACTGGCCAGAGGCTCCACAGAGGCGCTGATCGCCGAAGGGGTCACCGCAGCCTTCTTCCCCCATGGCCTGGGTCACCAGATTGGCTTGCAGGTGCACGATGTGGGCGGCTTTATGCAGGATGAGCTGGGTACTCACCTGGCCGCACCTCAAGCCCATCCGGCCCTGCGCTGTACCAGGATGCTAGAGCCTGGCATGGTGCTGACCATCGAGCCCGGCCTCTATGTCATCGATACCCTGCTGAATAACCTGAGTGACGGCGCCAAAGGGATGCTCAACACCTCGGTGATCGATGAGTTGCGCCCCTATGGCGGCATTCGCATCGAAGATGATGTGGTGCTTCATGGCGACCGCATCGAAAACCTGACCCGGGATCTTGGTCTGGCCTGATGAGCACCGGATTCCAGGTGCCCGCCCACTTCTATGAGGTGGAGGAGGTGATCAAGCGCAGCCGCTTCATCACCTGGGTGGCTCATGTCACCGAGGGCAAACAGGCCCGTGAGCTGCAACAACGGGCTCGTGAACTGCATCCGGAGGCCAGCCATCACTGTCTGGCCTTCAATGCCGGCCCCCCAGGGGATACCCGGGATATCGGTGCCAGTGACGATGGCGAGCCCGCAGGAAGCGCCGGCCGTCCCATGCTCAATGTGGTGTTGGGCGCCGACGTGGGTCAGCTGGCGGTGGTGGTCATTCGCTACTACGGTGGCACCAAACTGGGGGTTGGCGGGTTAGTGCGCGCTTACTCCGGTGGGGTGAAACTGGCCCTGGACACCTTGCCCACCTGTGCCTTTGTGCCCATGGTGCAGGGCCGGATCAGGGTGGATTATGCCGACCAGCCCACCCTGGAACACTGGCTGGGTCACTTTGATGGCAAAATTATTTCCCAAGAATTTGAACAACAAGTAACTTATAGCCTGGCGTTGCCCGAGGAACAGAGGCAGCGCTTCACTTTGCAACTGGCCCAGAGCAGTCAGGGCCGACTGCAGGTTGAGTGGGACTGACCCAGGACAAGAACAGCTGACACACTGATGCAATATCGATCGATAGTTCGAATCATCGGCCTGTTGGTGATGCTATTTAGCCTCACCATGGTGCCTCCGGCCCTGGTTGCCGTTATCTACAAGGATGGAGAGGGCGCCACCTTCATGCAGGCGCTGGTGATCAGCCTGGTGCTCGGGCTGATCGCCTGGTACCCGAACCGCAATGTCAGGGAGGAGCTCAAGGCCAGGGAGGGGTTCCTGATTGTGGTGCTGTTCTGGACGGTGCTGGGATCCATTGCGGCCATCCCTTTCCTGCTCTCCTCAGAGCCGGACTTGACGGTGACCAACGCCTTCTTCGAGGCCTTTTCCGCCCTGACCACCACCGGGGCGACGGTGATCACCGGCCTGGAACATCTGCCCAAGGCGATTCTGTTCTACCGTCACCTGCTGCAGTGGCTCGGTGGCATGGGGATCATTGTACTGGCGGTGGCGGTGCTGCCGATGCTGGGCATTGGTGGCATGCAGCTGTATCGCTGCGAAACCCCGGGTCCGGTTAAGGACAACAAGATGACCCCCCGCATTGCCGAGACCGCCAAGGCGTTGTGGTACATCTACCTGGCGTTGACCCTGGCCTGTGCCGGCGCCTACTGGTTGGCGGGGATGAGCGCCTTTGATGCCCTGGGCCACAGTTTCTCTACCGTCTCCATTGGTGGCTTCTCCAGTTATGATGCTTCCATTGGGGCCTTCGACAGCCAGTTGATCAACACCATCTGCGTGGTGTTTCTGTTGATTGCCGGGGTGAATTTCAGCCTCCATTTCGGCGCTTTCAGTCGCCGGGGCATCAACCTGAAGAACTACTGGCGCGATGCCGAGGTCCGGGTGTTCCTGTTGTTCCAGCTGATCCTGACCCTGCTCTGCTTCATGGTGCTGCTGGACAGCGGCATTTACGATTCGCCGGAATCGACCCTGGACTACGCCCTGTTTCAGGCGGTCTCCATCTCCACCACCGCCGGTTTCGGTACCCACAGCTTCTCAGAGTGGCCGCTGTTCCTGCCGGTGCTGTTGATCCTCTCCAGCTTCGTGGGCGGCTGTGCCGGGTCCACCGGTGGAGGGATGAAGGTGGTGCGTTTCATTCTGCTGCTGTTGCAGGGGGGGCGTGAGCTCAAGCGTCTGGTCCACCCCAGGGCGATGTTCTCCATCCGCCTGAACAACAAAGCGGTACCGGATAGGGTCATCGATGCGGTGTGGGGCTTCTTTGCCGCCTATGCCCTGGTGTTTGCCGTCTGTCTGGTGGCGCTGCTGGCCACCGGCCTGGACGACATCACCGCCTTCAGTGCCACCGCGGCCTGTTTGAATAACCTGGGTCCTGGCCTGGGGGACGTGGCGTCGCACTATGGCGACGTTGGCGACGTAGCCAAGTGGATTCTGGTGTTGGCCATGCTGTTTGGCCGACTGGAGATCTTTACCTTGCTGGTGCTGTTTACCCCGGCATTCTGGAAGAGCTAAGGAGAGGCTGTGAGGCGGATTTTGATTCTCTATTCCACCGTGGACGGGCAGACTCGCAAGATAGCCCAGCGGATGCAGTCACGGCTGCAGGCCACGGAAAACCAGGTGCAGCTGGCGGAGATTGACCACCCTCCCAAGGAGATGAGTGGTTTCGATACCCTGGTGATAGGGGCCAGCATCCGCTACGGCAAATACCGGCCTGCGGTCATCGACTTCGTCAAGGCCAATCAGGGCTTGCTGGCGCACAAGCGCACAGCCTTCTTCTCGGTCAACCTGGTGGCGCGTAAGCCGCAGAAGAACAGTGCCGACACCAACCCCTATGTGGCCAAGTTTCTGAAGATGGTGCCCTGGCAGCCACAGCTGCTGGATGTGTTTGCCGGCTCCCTGAACTACCCGGCGCTGGGGTTCTGGGATCGCAACATCATCCGCTTCATCATGTGGATCACCAAGGGGCCAACGGAGCCGTCGACGGTGAAGGAGTTTACCGATTGGGGCAGAGTGGAAGCGTTCGCCGACAGGGTGGCTGGCGAATAGAGGAGGAGCAATCCGCTCCGGTAACCGTCAAGTCGGCTACGGGAGGGATTACTGTTCGACGCCGCAGTACAGATCGTACAGCAGGTTGATGATCGCCTCGACCTCTTTGCTGTCCAGGCTGTACCAAACCAGTTGTGCTTCTTTTCGGGTCTTTACCAGACCTTCGTTACGCAATACGGCCAGATGTTGAGACAGGGCTGATTGGCTCAGGGGCACCTGCTCATTCAATTCACCCACGGTCAGTTCCTGCTTGCCGATCAGGCACAGCAGCATAAGTCGGTGTGGGTTGGCTATGGTCTTCAACAACTTCGACGCTTCCTGAGCGTTCGTTGTCATATTCTCCAGGTCAATTGTCAGTGCCATAATCTACCTCGGCTTTAGGAGAGACTAATATTAATCCGAACGCGGCGTTTTGTTAAGCAGTGCCAGATCCCGATTCAACCAATTCTTACAAATTCTCCTTAAAAAAGTGTGATCTTTCTCCATAGATGAGAAGGTGGGCAGACCTATATCATCCATTAGTCGAGATTTGCCCAGAATGGCGGAGGCCAAGTGAAGCGTTTTTTAATTTTGTATATGAGCCGTGGTGGACACACCGCACGGGTAGCCCGGGTCGCAATGGAGACCATCCGCGAGCAGGGGCATCAGTGCGACATGATGGATATTGTCGAAGCAACCCATGAGCCGGTGGACTGGGACAGCTATGATGTCGTGGCGCTCGGGGCGCCGGTGCTCTACGGTAACTACGATAAGCGCTTTATGCAGTTCGTGGCCGATCACCAGGAACAGATTCAGGCGAAGCCCAACAGCTTCTTTAACCTCTCCGTGGTGGCGCGTACCCCAGAGAAGGCCACGGTAGAGGGCAACCGCTACATGCAGAAGTTCCTGGAGTTGTCCCCATGGAAGCCTCAGGATCTGAAAGTGATTGCCGGTAAGGTGGATTATCCCGCCTGGGGGACCCTGGACACCCTGATGATTCAGATGATCATGAAGATGACCGACGGTCCCACAGACAAGAATTCGGTGATCGACTACACCGACTGGGAGGATGTGAAGGCCTATGGCCGTCACCTGATTACCCTGGCAGGCTAAGTCCAGGGGCGGAGCACCTCAGGTCATCTCTATGGTGCCCTAGTAACGCCAGAAGGAGGGCAGGAACAGCACGGCGACCGTGATGATCTCCAGCCTTCCCAGCAACATTCCCAGGCTGAGTGCCCACTTGGCCGAATCCGGCAGGCTGGCAAAGTTGCCAGCCGGGCCGATCACTTCGCCCAGCCCCGGTCCCACATTGGTGACCGCCGTAATGGAGCCCGTCAGGCTGGACACAGGATCCACCCCAACCAGCACCAGGAACAGGGCCAGCACTATGATGGTGGCGATAAACAGAATGGAGAAGCTCACCAGGGAGCGGACAATGTCTTCGCTGATGGTGCGCCGGTTATAGCGTTGAGGAAACAGCGCCGACGGATGGATCTGCTGCTTCAGCGCCTTATGCAAAATGGCGC is a genomic window of Ferrimonas sp. YFM containing:
- the fadB gene encoding fatty acid oxidation complex subunit alpha FadB, which gives rise to MIYQSSTIKVSWLEPGIANLCFDAEGSVNKFDRTTLNDFDQALTALQQASGLKGLVVSSGKDVFIVGADITEFLGLFAEPEEVLGNWLVEANAIFNKLEDLPVPTVAAIRGFALGGGCEAILACDLRVGDVTARIGLPETKLGIIPGFGGTVRLPRIIGADNAMEWITTGQENRADAALKVGVLDAVTAPEKLMESAVKMVQQSIEGSIDWQARRQRKQSPLNLSKIEAAMSFTTAKGMVAMKAGPHYPAPHAAVKLLEQVAGCGRDEALQGEAAAFIKLAKSDVAQALVGIFLNDQYVKGKAKKAGKQARPVNSAAVLGAGIMGGGIAYQSARKGVPAVMKDIAQPALELGLNEASKLLAKQVERGRMKPAQMAGVLNNIVPSLDYSSIKHADVVVEAVVENPKVKGIVLAEAEEILRDDAVLTSNTSTISINALAKNLKRPENFCGMHFFNPVHRMPLVEIIRGEHSSEETVSTVVAYAAKMGKTPIVVNDCPGFFVNRVLFPYFFGFNLLLRDGADFQQVDKVMSKQFGWPMGPAYLLDVVGIDTAHHAVAVMAEGFPTRMSKTFRDAVDIMFEAERFGQKNGKGFYQYAPDRKGKPKKSVDEFTIAALKEAYGDTKAFEAEEIIARTMIPMINETVRCLEEGIVATPAEADMALVYGIGFPPFHGGVFRYLDTLGLDKFVAMADRFAHLGEMYQVTDKLREMAASGDRFYPAK
- the pepQ gene encoding Xaa-Pro dipeptidase, which encodes MDRFAPLYQEHLATLTQRTETLLEREGLQGLVIHAGVPQRIFLDDMDYPFKANPHFKHWVPVTDNPHCVLLIRPVEKPTLLFYRPVDFWHKVPPLPQGFWTDAVEIKVIEKPEQARALLPDDLSAYAFIGEPTELAAQWGLDRVNPQPVMDYLHYHRAYKTDYELACLRVASEIAVCGHEAARDAFFGQKSEFDIQLAYLSATAQGENEVPYGNIVALNENSAILHYTALERVAPKQLRSFLLDAGASFHGYASDITRTYAFDPASRFAELVAAMNEQQLAIIDTIKPGMAYTELHLDMHQRVAQLLSRFELARGSTEALIAEGVTAAFFPHGLGHQIGLQVHDVGGFMQDELGTHLAAPQAHPALRCTRMLEPGMVLTIEPGLYVIDTLLNNLSDGAKGMLNTSVIDELRPYGGIRIEDDVVLHGDRIENLTRDLGLA
- a CDS encoding YigZ family protein: MSTGFQVPAHFYEVEEVIKRSRFITWVAHVTEGKQARELQQRARELHPEASHHCLAFNAGPPGDTRDIGASDDGEPAGSAGRPMLNVVLGADVGQLAVVVIRYYGGTKLGVGGLVRAYSGGVKLALDTLPTCAFVPMVQGRIRVDYADQPTLEHWLGHFDGKIISQEFEQQVTYSLALPEEQRQRFTLQLAQSSQGRLQVEWD
- a CDS encoding TrkH family potassium uptake protein: MQYRSIVRIIGLLVMLFSLTMVPPALVAVIYKDGEGATFMQALVISLVLGLIAWYPNRNVREELKAREGFLIVVLFWTVLGSIAAIPFLLSSEPDLTVTNAFFEAFSALTTTGATVITGLEHLPKAILFYRHLLQWLGGMGIIVLAVAVLPMLGIGGMQLYRCETPGPVKDNKMTPRIAETAKALWYIYLALTLACAGAYWLAGMSAFDALGHSFSTVSIGGFSSYDASIGAFDSQLINTICVVFLLIAGVNFSLHFGAFSRRGINLKNYWRDAEVRVFLLFQLILTLLCFMVLLDSGIYDSPESTLDYALFQAVSISTTAGFGTHSFSEWPLFLPVLLILSSFVGGCAGSTGGGMKVVRFILLLLQGGRELKRLVHPRAMFSIRLNNKAVPDRVIDAVWGFFAAYALVFAVCLVALLATGLDDITAFSATAACLNNLGPGLGDVASHYGDVGDVAKWILVLAMLFGRLEIFTLLVLFTPAFWKS
- the hemG gene encoding menaquinone-dependent protoporphyrinogen IX dehydrogenase; the protein is MRRILILYSTVDGQTRKIAQRMQSRLQATENQVQLAEIDHPPKEMSGFDTLVIGASIRYGKYRPAVIDFVKANQGLLAHKRTAFFSVNLVARKPQKNSADTNPYVAKFLKMVPWQPQLLDVFAGSLNYPALGFWDRNIIRFIMWITKGPTEPSTVKEFTDWGRVEAFADRVAGE
- a CDS encoding metalloregulator ArsR/SmtB family transcription factor gives rise to the protein MALTIDLENMTTNAQEASKLLKTIANPHRLMLLCLIGKQELTVGELNEQVPLSQSALSQHLAVLRNEGLVKTRKEAQLVWYSLDSKEVEAIINLLYDLYCGVEQ
- the hemG gene encoding menaquinone-dependent protoporphyrinogen IX dehydrogenase codes for the protein MKRFLILYMSRGGHTARVARVAMETIREQGHQCDMMDIVEATHEPVDWDSYDVVALGAPVLYGNYDKRFMQFVADHQEQIQAKPNSFFNLSVVARTPEKATVEGNRYMQKFLELSPWKPQDLKVIAGKVDYPAWGTLDTLMIQMIMKMTDGPTDKNSVIDYTDWEDVKAYGRHLITLAG